From Pagrus major chromosome 2, Pma_NU_1.0, one genomic window encodes:
- the LOC141008217 gene encoding odorant receptor 131-2-like: protein MQNLTGLSGNETSNNSLSVIIKVCVVIPFFCVFLCCIGVMLHIFVSHRQFMDTTRYILFAYMLINDTLHVLATVLLFLFVMGGVKLALVYCIPLLIISTATFQNTPLILATMSLERYVAIFYPLQRPVAWRSHRIWIIILSLWLISCIFPIIDHSIMENDPAVDILSTPVLCKATLVNSSQIQTLFKAATSILFFSVVVVIILFTYVRILLETRKLRQDTASVSKAMHTVLLHGFQLLLCMLAFTMPITETLIVLHSNWRPEDVAYINYFCFILIPRFLSPVIYGFRDQSLRGYIRKHFSAVLTK, encoded by the coding sequence ATGCAGAATCTGACTGGACTTTCAGGCAATGAAACATCCAACAACAGCCTGTCTGTGATCATTAAGGTGTGTGTTGTTATCCcgtttttctgtgtctttctctgctgCATTGGTGTCATGCTGCACATCTTTGTGTCTCACAGGCAGTTCATGGACACTACACGTTACATCCTTTTTGCCTACATGCTGATCAATGACACCCTGCATGTCCTGGCCACTgtgctgctcttcctctttgtcATGGGAGGTGTGAAACTGGCTCTTGTCTACTGCATTCCCTTGTTGATCATTTCCACTGCCACTTTCCAGAACACACCGTTAATCCTGGCCACCATGTCACTCGAGCGTTATGTTGCCATCTTTTACCCCCTGCAACGTCCGGTCGCCTGGCGCTCACACCGCATCTGGATCATTATTCTGTCCCTGTGGCTCATAAGCTGCATCTTCCCGATCATTGACCACTCCATCATGGAGAATGATCCAGCTGTGGATATCCTCTCCACCCCTGTGCTTTGCAAAGCTACACTTGTCAACTCATCTCAAATTCAGACACTGTTCAAAGCTGCTACAAGTATTCTCTTCTTCTCAGTAGTGGTTGTTATCATCCTCTTTACATATGTGAGAATCCTGCTGGAAACCAGGAAGCTCAGACAAGACACAGCGTCTGTGAGTAAAGCCATGCACACTGTGCTGCTGCATGgcttccagctgctgctgtgcatgtTGGCCTTCACCATGCCCATCACTGAGACTCTCATAGTGCTGCACTCCAACTGGAGACCAGAAGATGTCGCCTATATTAATTACTTCTGTTTCATTCTAATTCCACGCTTTCTCAGCCCGGTCATCTACGGCTTCAGAGACCAGAGTCTCAGGGGCTACATCAGGAAacatttctctgctgttctaacaaagtaa
- the LOC140992101 gene encoding odorant receptor 131-2-like — protein sequence MQSLTGLSGNVTSNNSLSVIIKVCVVIPFFCVFLCCIGVMLHIFVSHRQFMDTTRYILFAYMLINDTLHLLATVLLFLFVMGGVKFALVYCIPLLFISTATFQNTPLILATMSLERYVAIFYPLQRPVAWRSHRIWIIILSLWLISCIFTITDHSFMENDPAVDILSTPVLCQATLVNSSQIQTLFKAAASILFFAVVAVIILFTYVRILLETRKLRQDTASVSKAMHTVLLHGFQLLLCMLAFTMPITETLIVLHSNWRTEDVAYFNYFCFILVPRFLSPVIYGFRDQSLRGYIRKTFLCCSNIVK from the coding sequence ATGCAGAGTCTGACTGGACTTTCAGGCAATGTAACATCCAACAACAGCCTGTCTGTGATCATTAAGGTGTGTGTTGTTATCCcgtttttctgtgtctttctctgctgCATTGGTGTCATGCTGCACATCTTTGTGTCTCACAGGCAGTTCATGGACACTACACGTTACATCCTTTTTGCCTACATGCTGATCAATGACACCCTGCATCTCTTGGCCACTgtgctgctcttcctctttgtcATGGGAGGGGTGAAATTTGCTCTTGTCTACTGCATTCCCTTGTTGTTCATTTCCACTGCCACTTTCCAGAACACACCGTTAATCCTGGCCACCATGTCACTCGAGCGTTATGTTGCCATCTTTTACCCCCTGCAGCGTCCGGTCGCCTGGCGCTCACACCGCATCTGGATCATTATTCTGTCCCTGTGGCTCATAAGTTGCATCTTCACGATCACTGACCACTCCTTCATGGAGAATGATCCAGCTGTGGATATCCTCTCCACCCCTGTGCTTTGCCAAGCTACACTTGTCAACTCATCTCAAATTCAGACATTGTTCAAAGCTGCTGCAAGTATTCTGTTCTTCGCAGTAGTGGCTGTTATCATCCTCTTTACATATGTGAGAATCCTGCTGGAAACCAGGAAGCTCAGACAAGACACAGCATCTGTGAGTAAAGCCATGCACACCGTGCTGCTGCATGGCTTCCAGTTGCTGCTGTGCATGTTGGCCTTCACCATGCCCATCACTGAGACTCTCATAGTGCTGCACTCCAACTGGAGAACAGAAGATGTCGCCTATTTTAATTACTTCTGTTTCATTCTGGTTCCACGCTTTCTCAGCCCAGTCATCTACGGCTTCAGAGACCAGAGTCTCAGGGGTTACATCAGGAAAACATTCCTCTGCTGCTCGAACATAGTAAAGTAA